A single window of Channa argus isolate prfri chromosome 2, Channa argus male v1.0, whole genome shotgun sequence DNA harbors:
- the gnao1b gene encoding guanine nucleotide binding protein (G protein), alpha activating activity polypeptide O, b — protein MGCTLSAEERAALDRSKAIEKNLKEDGLVAAKDVKLLLLGGGESGKSTIVKQMKIIHEDGFSGDDLKQYKPVVYSNTIQSLAAILRAMDSLGIEFGDKDRKADAKLVCDVVSRMEDTEPYSAELLTAMKRLWADAGTQECFSRSREYQLNDSAKYYLDSLDRIGGVDYQPTEQDILRTRVKTTGIVETHFTFKNLHFRLFDVGGQRSERKKWIHCFEDVTAIIFCVALSGYDQVLHEDETTNRMHESLMLFDSICNNKFFIDTSIILFLNKKDLFAEKIKKSPLTICFPEYTGANTYDDATAYIQVQFESKNRSPNKEIYCHLTCATDTGNIQVVFDAVTDIIIANNLRGCGLY, from the exons ATGGGATGTACGCTGAGCGCCGAGGAGCGCGCCGCGCTGGATCGGAGCAAGGCCATCGAGAAAAACCTGAAAGAGGACGGGCTGGTCGCCGCCAAGGACgtcaagctgctgctgcttg GCGGCGGAGAGTCCGGCAAAAGCACCATCGTCAAACAGATGAA GATTATCCACGAAGATGGCTTTTCTGGGGACGACCTGAAGCAGTATAAGCCCGTGGTCTATAGCAACACTATTCAGAGCTTGGCAGCCATCCTCCGAGCCATGGACTCACTGGGCATCGAGTTTGGAGACAAAGATAGAAAA GCCGATGCAAAGTTGGTTTGTGATGTAGTCAGTCGTATGGAAGACACCGAGCCATACTCTGCAGAGCTTCTCACAGCTATGAAGCGTTTATGGGCGGATGCTGGGACTCAGGAGTGCTTCAGCCGTTCCCGGGAATACCAGCTTAACGACTCTGCTAAATA CTACCTGGACAGTCTAGACCGGATTGGGGGAGTGGACTACCAGCCCACAGAGCAGGATATCCTGAGAACCCGAGTGAAGACTACTGGTATCGTGGAAACCCACTTCACCTTCAAAAACCTTCATTTCAG GCTGTTTGACGTGGGAGGTCAGAGGTCTGAGAGGAAGAAGTGGATCCACTGctttgaggatgtgacagcCATTATCTTCTGTGTGGCTCTAAGTGGATACGACCAGGTGCTGCATGAAGATGAAACAACT AACCGCATGCACGAATCGCTTATGCTCTTTGACTCCATCTGTAACAACAAGTTCTTCATTGACACATCCATCATCCTCTTCCTTAACAAGAAGGATCTGTTCGCTGAGAAGATCAAGAAGTCACCGCTGACTATCTGTTTTCCAGAATACACAG GTGCTAACACTTACGATGACGCTACAGCGTATATTCAGGTTCAGTTTGAGAGTAAGAACCGCTCTCCCAATAAGGAGATCTACTGTCACCTGACCTGTGCCACAGACACAGGAAACATCCAGGTAGTGTTTGATGCCGTCACCGACATCATTATCGCAAACAACCTTAGAGGGTGTGGCTTATACTGA